The Daucus carota subsp. sativus chromosome 2, DH1 v3.0, whole genome shotgun sequence genome includes a window with the following:
- the LOC108207323 gene encoding uncharacterized protein LOC108207323: MVLISQFKQNLKMRHLKEKKRRGPTLMNNVYTRRPDEKKIIKLNCELQAIADDDKVLSEFRNFLGILSRQSVPLDCINWRRFPEKRKDELWSFVKTKYDIPEEGRTYTLRTIGALWRLHKARIKTDHYHKYDNDDDRLKNRPDVIPVEEFKVLLNYWGDEEVQRRSRENAENRQKIVETHTAGRKSFAQIGEQIKIEKNIPPEQLAPKGEIYEKTRKRDPKCKYKTKIDEEDDNGEPVKKPSHGPNWLLGRSGKCRTTKKAQEEKLLTTSTANVDELRKTITKEVMAEMDRKICEKMKRIMEKLGDINPDFKNLDVEELWADDASEDDEEDNGVEENNSEEDDIGEEGDGHEDDNN, encoded by the exons ATGGTGCTGATCAGCCAGTTCAAACAGAATCTCAAGATGAGACACTTGAAAGAAAAAAAGCGTAGAGGACCGACATTGATGAATAATGTGTACACAAGGAGGCCAGATGAGAAAAAGATTATTAAGTTAAATTGTGAGCTTCAGGCCATTGCTGATGATGACAAGGTCTTGTCTGAGTTTAGAAACTTTTTGGGGATATTGAGTAGACAGAGTGTCCCCCTTGATTGCATTAATTGGCGTAGATTTCCCGAAAAACGGAAGGATGAGCTATGGAGTTTTGTTAAG ACAAAATATGACATTCCTGAAGAAGGAAGAACATATACTTTACGCACTATTGGTGCTTTGTGGAGGCTCCACAAGGCCAGAATTAAGACGGATCATTATCACAAatatgataatgatgatgatagaCTAAAAAATAGGCCTGATGTCATTCCAGTCGAAGAATTCAAGGTGCTGCTTAATTACTGGGGAGATGAGGAAGTGCAG AGACGATCTAGAGAAAATGCTGAAAATCGTCAAAAAATTGTGGAAACTCATACTGCTGGTCGCAAAAGCTTTGCGCAAATTGGAGAGCAAATA AAAATAGAGAAGAATATCCCACCTGAACAACTAGCTCCAAAGGGTGAGATTTATGAGAAAACACGTAAACGGGACCCTAAATGCAAATACAAG ACAAAAATTGATGAGGAAGATGATAACGGGGAGCCAGTCAAAAAACCAAGCCATGGACCGAATTGGCTTTTGGGCAGATCAGGTAAATGTAGGACAACAAAGAAAGCTCAGGAGGAAAAACTTCTCACGACTAGTACTGCTAATGTGGATGAGCTGAGAAAGACCATTACGAAGGAAGTCATGGCTGAAATGGACAGAAAGAtttgtgaaaaaatgaaaaggaTAATGGAAAAATTGGGAGATATCAATCCTGATTTCAAAAACCTTGATGTTGAAGAGTTGTGGGCTGATGACGCaagtgaagatgatgaagaggacAATGGTGTGGAGGAGAACAACAGTGAAGAAGATGACATTGGCGAGGAAGGTGACGGTCACGAGGATGACAACAATTAA